In the Anastrepha obliqua isolate idAnaObli1 chromosome 1, idAnaObli1_1.0, whole genome shotgun sequence genome, one interval contains:
- the LOC129253419 gene encoding uncharacterized protein LOC129253419, giving the protein MKLICIGLSILACVCAQAPSAEYLPPGADYSGSASNVIENNFLDSEPYNTLADDGYRYRTVRRFRLRHRRDVNELSSGYLPPQASAPEPAYSVSSPYDNSGAYSVQAPVYTAPSTVYDASYAAAASEPAHIVAADGYRYKTVKRYRLRQRRRRDVSELASGYLPPQASAPEPTYSAPVSYENSGAYSAPNPIYTAPTPVYDATYDAAASEPAHIVAADGYRYKTVKRYRLRQRRRRDVSELASGYLPPQASAPEPTYSAPVFYENSGAYSAPNPIYTAPTPVYDASYDSAASEPAHIVAADGYRYKTVKRYRLRQRRRRDVSELASGYLPPQASAPEPTYSAPVSYENSGAYSAPNPVYTAPTPVYDASYDSAASEPAHIVAADGYRYKTVKRYRLRQRRRRDVSELASGYLPPQASAPEPTYSAPASYENVGAYSAPSSVYSSPVQNNDLSYDVAASAPAHSLASDGYRYRTIKRYRYRHRH; this is encoded by the exons ATG AAACTTATATGCATTGGCTTGAGCATTCTTGCTTGCGTCTGCGCGCAAGCTCCTTCTGCAGAATACCTCCCCCCAGGAGCAGATTATAGCGGTTCTGCAAGCAATGTCATCGAGAATAATTTCTTGGACAGTGAACCGTACAATACTTTAGCTGACGACGGTTATCGTTATAGGACTGTACGACGTTTCCGATTGCGACACCGCCGAGATGTTAATGAATTGTCGAGTGGCTACTTGCCACCTCAAGCTTCCGCGCCCGAACCAGCATATTCTGTTTCATCACCTTATGACAACTCAGGAGCTTACTCTGTGCAAGCTCCAGTTTATACCGCGCCAAGTACAGTTTATGATGCCAGCTACGCTGCTGCTGCGTCAGAACCAGCGCACATCGTCGCTGCTGATGGATATCGGTACAAAACTGTGAAACGTTACCGTCTTCGCCAACGCCGTCGTCGCGATGTTAGCGAACTTGCAAGTGGCTACCTACCTCCTCAAGCCTCTGCTCCTGAACCAACATATTCCGCACCAGTGTCTTACGAAAACTCAGGAGCTTACTCGGCACCAAATCCAATTTATACAGCCCCAACTCCAGTTTATGATGCCACCTACGATGCTGCTGCGTCAGAACCAGCACACATCGTCGCCGCTGATGGATATCGGTACAAAACTGTGAAAAGGTACCGTCTTCGCCAACGCCGTCGTCGCGATGTTAGCGAACTTGCAAGTGGCTACCTACCTCCTCAAGCCTCTGCCCCTGAGCCAACATATTCGGCACCAGTGTTTTACGAAAACTCAGGAGCTTACTCGGCACCAAATCCAATTTATACAGCCCCAACTCCAGTTTATGATGCCAGCTACGATTCTGCTGCGTCAGAACCAGCACACATCGTCGCCGCTGATGGATATCGGTACAAAACTGTCAAACGTTACCGTCTTCGCCAACGCCGTCGTCGCGATGTTAGCGAACTTGCAAGTGGCTACCTACCTCCTCAAGCCTCTGCCCCTGAGCCAACATATTCGGCGCCAGTGTCTTACGAAAACTCAGGAGCTTACTCGGCACCAAATCCAGTTTATACAGCCCCAACTCCAGTTTATGATGCCAGCTACGATTCTGCTGCGTCAGAACCAGCACACATCGTCGCCGCTGATGGATATCGGTACAAAACTGTCAAACGTTACCGTCTTCGCCAACGCCGTCGTCGCGATGTTAGCGAACTTGCAAGTGGCTACCTACCTCCTCAAGCCTCTGCCCCTGAGCCAACTTATTCGGCGCCAGCGTCTTACGAAAATGTGGGTGCTTATTCCGCCCCGTCATCTGTTTACTCTTCTCCTGTCCAAAACAACGATCTGAGCTATGACGTTGCTGCCTCAGCACCAGCGCACAGTCTAGCATCTGATGGTTACCGCTACAGGACTATAAAGCGATATCGTTATCGCCATCGtcattaa